The following coding sequences are from one candidate division WOR-3 bacterium window:
- a CDS encoding energy transducer TonB: MKRRTFDTKGPMRIGIAMALLLHVVAFMTIPEPEIPVYKPLDSRERETIQANINVGIDFRTVEDVVRIIENQNVIEIPKQDGGEIIISDKGDTLLGNITDSVFLIDTVSLIPEDTSDTGSEYVMSYEIPPRPVKLQEPAYPSAALNGGLEGTVVLMLYVDIDGTVTKAEVINSTNPLFDQSAVDAGLKCVFKPAESAGRPVRVKLVFPVNFKLNG; encoded by the coding sequence ATGAAAAGAAGAACATTCGACACTAAAGGACCGATGAGAATCGGCATCGCCATGGCCTTGCTTTTGCATGTAGTCGCTTTTATGACCATCCCTGAACCGGAAATTCCCGTTTACAAACCTCTGGATTCGAGAGAAAGGGAAACAATACAAGCCAACATAAATGTGGGGATCGATTTCAGGACGGTCGAAGACGTGGTCAGAATTATCGAAAACCAGAATGTCATAGAGATTCCCAAGCAGGACGGGGGTGAGATAATCATCTCGGATAAAGGCGACACCCTTCTCGGAAACATAACGGATTCCGTTTTTCTTATAGACACGGTTTCGCTTATACCTGAAGACACGTCGGATACAGGGTCAGAGTACGTGATGTCGTACGAGATACCACCGAGACCTGTAAAACTTCAGGAACCGGCCTATCCTTCAGCGGCTCTGAACGGGGGGCTTGAGGGAACAGTCGTTTTGATGCTTTACGTAGATATCGACGGAACCGTTACGAAAGCCGAAGTTATAAATTCGACCAATCCTCTGTTCGATCAGAGCGCAGTTGACGCCGGGCTGAAGTGCGTTTTCAAACCGGCAGAGAGCGCCGGCAGACCAGTGAGGGTAAAGCTCGTTTTTCCGGTGAATTTCAAGCTTAACGGGTGA